TTAAACGAataaagtaggcctatataGAGGAGTTTCAGTTCCTACTTGATTTCCTCTTGCAGGGCAGTTTTGAAGAGATTGAGCAAGAGATATTCTTCACGCTGGTTGGAAGCATAATTGTACAATGTGAAAATCACAGAGTCCATGAACTTGGTTGACTTGTTCTGTGGCATCTGAAAGATCAGCTTGGCCAGATAGGTGGGATTGGTCTGAGGAACACacataatacaataaatatccAAATGATTGATTAAAAAATGAGCGATATTGAAGCTCTTAGGTTAAAGAAGATTACCTGTAACAGGTAGAAGAGAAACTGATATGCCTCCAGCTTATCCCTCTTCTCTTTACTGAGAGCCTTCAGTCCACCTCTCTGCTTATTCATCATCATGAGGTTGGACAGCTCCCCCTTGTTCTTCTTGGTGAGCTTCTTGCTGTGAGACACCACTTCCTGAAGGGTGATCTTGTTTTTTACCAGCAAGCCGATCTTGATGTCCATCAGATTGAGATCGTTCTCCAGCTGCTGGTTGGAGCGGATGTTGGTGATCACCTCCTCTCTTAATCGCATCAGTTCCAGCTCCTCCTGGAAGTCCTGGTCACTGTGATCCAGCAAGTGGACAAACTTACGGACAACTGCCATTGGAGGCTCATCTGCGTTGactgttaaaaaaaagagaatgatATTTTATTCAGGCAGGTACGATGAAGAACGGAAGAAGAACAAGGTCCCCATAAAGCACCAAATACACTGATGACTCATATTGCacaatgttttttaacttttttagtCAGTTCATGTTAAAatgcatttgtgaccctggaccacacaaccagtcttaagtagcatgggAACATTTGTAGCAacagccaaaaatacattgtatgggtcaaattttttaatgccaaaaatcattaggatattaagtaaagatcatgttccatgaagatattttgtaattttcctACCAATatacaaaaactttatttttgtgagcaGATGTAGCAAAATtgctaacaaaaatggccagaaacacacCAACAAACCCATTCTttgagaattacccactcaatTTTGGTATTTGTGTAAGCAAGGCTAGTCAACAGGCGGCCAGCTAAAAATTATTGGCGGGCCACATTTTTTTCGCCTTAACATTTCAggtaagtggagagactttaagaatggtgtgctttaagaaatgcacgtcCTGAGACGCCACGCCTTTGAAattccaaaacgctgctacattcaatatgaaagtaattCCAGCGGCTCATAACGATTGACGTCTTATAAAACGATTTAAACGGTCTGTCCAAGAAacgtaatgttatttacaacgttataatcggcaatccacagccacaggcagtcggtttgcgcacgcgataggtcgcatTCCAAAACGtgtcttgtgcccttgaaagtaactgcaggaagggTACTACACCACATGAACTGTTGGCTCTGATAAGGGAAaaacaatgttgttttttagtactgcattcattatgtatgatttaaacagctatatttacgaaaaaaaCAGGTGTccatctccctccagaacttgcacttcaaaggatctgcccttccaagtgcgtggggcacatgaatgcgattggaagtCACcagataatagcgttcagtttcttgcacagaccaattgattcgctttataagATGCCGGTTAAAcgtcaaggggcagggattacttttgtgctgaatgcATTAGCATTTTtgacttttattcatttgactttcattaattcaGCCAAATATCGTCATatcttattaaaaaaacaatgccacctaCATCTTGGGAGTAGGCTACTGGAGGACTGGGGATTAGAGCCCTGCATTTCAGCCCAGGCCCCGAATTATTTACGCCCCTTGGGCCGGGCTTCGGGCCAATTTTTACGTCATAGCTCGCAAGCGGGCCGGGCTTCGGGCTTGTTTTAGGCTTGTCCTCCTTTTTATATATTAGacattcattaatatttctAATATATATTAGAAATTCAGTAAATAAAGAAGCGATCAGAAGTTGATGATGGTCAATTTAAAACATCGAACACGCTTACATATCACGCTGACACACGTTACACATTCTGCTTGCGCGTAGTTGCGCCCGCGCGTTCACACAGGTTTCCCTCGTCCACTATTCACCTCACGTGCAATGGAGACCATAAAGAGAAAAATCGCAAATGGCGAacttaaaacacagaaaaacgaAGAGGAAAGGCAAACTTCTGGGCTGTTTTTCTACACAATGTTCTTTAAGAGATTGTTCTTTTGGGATTGTACCCTCTGGTTTCCTGTTGTGATTAGACTTTTTTCAATGGTAATTGTTGCCTAAGTGTAAGGTAAGACAATCtgcatgttgttgttattattattattttaaattgtttcgATTTTACACGTATTCGTTTGTTTTCAGCACGTTGTTCGCCGTTGCAAGCAGAGCACCTCAGTTTATAAAAAAGTGCCCTTTTACTGTTGTGGTGATAATAAACGATTAAACTAACATTGTGATATGCTTAAATTGTtgagttttttctttatttaaaaaaaatctttggattttaTTGCAGGCAAGCCAAGTGTTCATTTGATAGACTAAATTGATCAAACGTAGTCAACTCACCATCGGCCGCTAGCCGCTTGGTCGtctatttaaaaaactaaaagtttaatttaccaaacaaaaaaaatgctccaaatttttttctaaattaacttaataaaggaaatatatacatatatataacttctttgccattaaaaaaacaaaacggaactattttaatggctgcaaCAGTAGTATTGGCTGTGTAATgggattaaaaataaataaaaaatcggCTCTAGGCGGGCTCGAGCCGAGAATTCTGATAAGCTTGTCGGGCAGGGCCGGGCCGGGCTCGGGCCTGAGTGTCTCGGGCCAGGGCCGGGCTAGGGCCTGGAATTAAGGCCCGTGCAGGGCTCTACTGgggatgagtaaattatcagCAAttaaattttggggtaaactaaagcattaaggaatataaaatacaattaaaaagacaatatccctttcaattaaatataaggaaaaggcacaaatactggatgcaatatttgtgtgcatgttttaatatattagaagtaacagcaacaaaaaaaaagtattaaaggaacaaaatgcaataaataacagaactggttttgttgtccagggtcataCTTGAGGAAAAAAATGCTTACTGAGTGTTTTGTAGTCATCTCTCGCTTTGTTGGCTCGAATGAACGCCTGAATCTTGACTATATCGTCTATCtgaaatgaggaaaaaaaaacaaaaaaaacccttTGAGACCTTCTGCCCAAACACTGTGTAGTAAGAGGTAGAAAgctcatcttaaaataaaatcttaggGTTTTAACCATGTCATATTCAAACAATACTTACATGGTCTTTGAAGTACTTCAGAcgatctctgtattttttacgAGCTTGGTGCATCCTGACCATTGACTGAATCTACACATAAAACATTCATATATTTACCCGCATGCATGTACAGTAATGCAATCAGCATAAACATGTCACATAATGTCAGCGTTATACAATTTCAAGATAGTATGTAGAAGGTAGAGCTTCTTCTCACCTTAACAGCATCATCAGCGTGATCATTTAGGTACTGCTTCCTATCAttgtatttctttctttccttatAGCCTCTCCAGTGAGCCTATAGTAAACAGATCCAGACAGTTAGGAATGactttttgccatttttttagTCTTTAGTTTACTAAAGTTTTGTCTAATGAAGCAAGCCAGAGGAGAAAGACCTGTATGCAATTAACCGATGGCTCCTGAGACTTCAAGAATTGGAGACGTTCTTGCATTCCACGCCGGATCATGAAACCGCGGCAACGGGCTTGCAGTTTGGCGATCAGACTCTCGTTGGCCAACCACAGCTGCTCTCGGTTATACGCTGTAGTTACTCCTGAGACAACGGACTATGAAAAAAACACAGagtaataaaaatgcaatagaaagcaaaaaaatcaaaaacacaaaatacaaagcaaaaacGTAACTGCATTATTATTGACAGACTTATGAGATACCATGAGACAACTGCTTTGGAACATTGCTGACATATAGAGAACACATAAACACCTCTAATGAGCAGATTCCTAGCTTCAGGTTCCTAGCTTCAACTATTTTCTTACTCATAAAGAAGATGTGTATTGCTGGCCTCTGAGGCAATATTAGGAAAGTCTACCTGTATTTCCTCCTTGTTGagttgagtgttgtttgaaacCAAGTCTGGAGGCTCATCCCAGGTGCCCTGTCCAGTCTTCAGGTTATAGTAGTAGTTGTGTCCTCCCTTCACCCAGTGCTTCATCCATTCACTGCCATTATCCCCTACaaacatcaacaacacaaacaacacaaatcaCTGGAACATCTACACCCAGACTGTTCAAAATTCAGAAAGAAAATATAGAGAAATATATGATTTACCATAAATTACATATACAGAATTCAAAATCCCCTTTATCTCACCTTCCTTTTTCTTGTCCTCTTTAATTTTGTACAAGTCATCCTGGTATGTCTGAGCACATTCAGGAGTGACTCCGTACACACCGGCGGCAGGTGAGCGCAGGGCTGCCAGCGTCTGAGAAGCATCTCTGTTATCCACAGCCTCATTAATGGTCTGAATTGCCTGAGAGACTGAAGACAAGCGAGATGATACTTTAAAGAAACTTATTGAAAAGATTCGATTTTCAATTCTTCATTAAAAGTCAAGAGAGATACAAACTGAATGAATAAACACAAAAGTGACTGGTACTGTAAGTCTGCAGTGACAAAAAAGAGCATTCTTACACTGCAGCGCTTCCTCTGAGTCTTTGTTGGCTCTCAGGATGGCGTCCTGGATCTCATCTAACCAAAGGACTGCAGAGGGATCTCCACACTCCTGAAAAGATACTTAGATGAATAAGAATCACTCACAATATCAAAACCACATAAAAGAATCCTCACATATTCTGATGGATCTAATAAAAACAACTGTGTCTAATTTCAGGCACACTACAAAATATCGCCAGACATTATTGACACTGACAATAGGTGTCAGTCAGCTGCACCTGTGAGGTATGATACATTAATTCCATTAATGAACACGTGTTTACTGTCAACAAATATGACCTGGAGGACACCACCTTGAAGTCATATGTTACCAACAgatattattaaagtttgtaaATAGTGAGTAAGATAGAGAACTGCACTActcaaaaataatgtaaaaacaagacttaataaataactacattctGTATTTATGGAAAAAAACAGCAAGAAAAACTAATTTCCTTTGCACCAGAGATATTATagctttttgtattttattaatattttgaattaacttctcatttttagattttatttttcataatttttagcaattttatttcatttcaatcaacagaaatgttttattaattgcaGAAATGTGATAATCATATATCTGACAATTTGATGtagtttaattaatattttgagACTTATTTTTGggctattttattatatattttcctttatttaGACAGCACAGTGAAGAGATGACAGGAAGTTAAGTGGGAGAGAGAATGGGAGTGGGTTCAGGAAATTACCACGAGCCGGTATTCAAACTCAGTCGCCCTGAAACGCAACTGTGCCATACGTCAGAACACTGCACACTCGGCCATCTTCGCAGACGTTAGTTTGTATCTTTtacttttatgttattttagtttaatttttgcaagttttttatatgcatttgtcattgtattatttctttctttcaacaTTGCTGTATACCTGTAATTTAAAAGTTCTAGAACATGTCTAATTTTTGTTTagcacattttttcaaataatatttagtcctttatttaatttaatttcagttaacagaaatgttttaatagtaaTTTCAGATAAGTGATCATCTGCATGAATCTATATTTTTGTATCAGGGGtacaaaaacatgcattttccCCCTTCGGATTCACTTGAATTGTCATTTGTATATGGTTTAAGATGACAAACTGTGCAAAACAAACACGTTCATGAAGGATTATATTACTACCACCACCAGGTGGTGCAGTTGTTCTCTCACATTCGCCTTAACCGCATGCTGAGCTTAGTATCCGGACTCATCTGCGGCATCGCGATTTGCTGAGCACACATGGCCCTCTGCAGTCTGCCCGCCTTACTGGCAAAGCAGAAGCACACCAAACCTGATGGGTGTGGCAAGTTGTGCAACAGAGGAAAACGTTGTTCCTTCAGAGTAGATAAGAATGTGTGCTGGAATATAATGCAAATAGAGTCCCAGTGGGTTGGGGTGGAGTGGAAATGAACAGAACTTCCGAATAAAGTCTGTCAACTTTATGAGGGTAACTTGAAGGGGTGTGGTGCAATGTCTGAGATTACATTACAGCCTCTACTACGGCCGTACGATAAGAGAAAGTATGTCTACTCCAATCACACTTAAAGATCGTCTCTAAATGTAAACATGAAGTGCTtaacaactaaaaacaaatttcaaacAGGATGTTACACAAATACTAACTATTTAAACGCATATAATTCAATTTGTATGTTTACCACCAGGGATGAGACTGACATAaagattttatatttatgattctattcaaaaaagtaaattaGGAAGTTGTCTATCCGGTCACATCACTCCATCTATTcctttatatcatttaaaattgCAGAAGTAAAAAATCCTCAAACATGATTTCTGACCACTTCCTGTGTCAGTTGAACAGATTTGGTTTTATCTGAGCTTCACACTGGAGTGACCCTGTGGAGGAGTGACGTCAGACCCAAAACCCATTACTGACTTACACCAGCATCACAAAGCACCAGAATATTGCCCTTTTAAGGCAGAGAAAGAGTCACCGGCTTTGTTATTTCCGACTCTTTTCTGGAAACATTTTTCCAGCTTTTTTTTTTGAATGGCATGGTACTTGACAGTTTTTGACTAGTTTGGCAGCTAAGAGTCATCATGTTAGTTGAAGACCAAAAAAGATTGTTTCACATTACTTTACATTAGTGGTAAATTACATGAAGGTTACACTGCTACAGACATTCAGATGAGCGCATTCGTGTCTGTAGCACTGACACCTAACATTTAGGATTTATTTCGCCCTTTGCCTCCAAAAACGCAGTACAGCTATTAACCACAGTGGCACACTCCGCTGTGGTAAACCAGTGGCCTCCAATGTGCCCTACAACATTCACCTGCATACTAGAGGTTTCAGTTTTAGGTCCACAGGAAACAAGTGGGCGTGGCGTACAAACAGTGACTGTGCCAAACTGACATGTGGTTAGCTACTAGATATGAACCTATTTCTGTTCTGACTGGTGTAGGGCCATTTCCATTAACACACACCAAAATGATTCTTCAAAAAGTAGACAGTTGTGGTGCTTAGatgttactgtatgtttaccaTTTAACTTGTTAACTGAACTGATGAATGAAAGCGACATGTGGGTGAGATGGTATGAGCACACAATGTCATCAGACTTGAGTCAGCTCAGCACATTGACTCGCATGATGTGTTTGCGACCTGCAGACTTCCCTTGATGAAAGGATTTCTAATATACTCAACACATTCTTATAGGAGTGTTTTTACGTGCTTTGATTGAACGATTCAGATACGAGggttttggttgttttttgtttacatacatGGGCCTTTTCTCTCCTCGCCTCCTGCAGTATATCATAATAATGCTGGGCCAGAGATGGATCTATATCTGTTAGCTTGGCGGCTGGGTGCTGTAAAGCAGCCGTGGTCTTCTGTAAGTCTCCCTCTGCCAGGGCTTCATTGATCAGTCCAATAGCAGCAATCCCTAAAGACATGAGAGCATAaagattaaaggaatagttcacccaaaaaatgaaaaaaaatctggcaTCATGTACTTGCCCTCAAGttttttaaaacctgtattttaaagacacaaaaatattttaaagaacgtggGAAattaaacagttctggggcaccattgactaccacagtagatttttttcctactatagtagtcaatagtgccccagaactgtttgattaaaacattcttccaaatatattgaataaatgataacagaatttccatttttgggtgaacctttCCTTTAAGCAACGTCATACAGACAGAacatacagaattttcatcaaATTCACTGAATCTCCTGACTCACTTTCATGTTCCTCTTGAATAGTATTGTTGACTTGGTCTATGCAGGCCTGAATGTCATTCCAGGTGAGATAGTCGCTACCTTCTTCCCTCGCAGCTGCCTTTAGACGCATCAGCTCATCTATATACCTTCAGGGATACCACAATTATAAGTtaatacaaacacaagtgtgATCACATAAAGACgttttatttctgggtgaatcTTTGTAATGGTCATTAGGAAAAAAATAGGATCCTTTCTGATTTTATGTTGAATTGAACCGTTCATGTGACCATGTTGTCCCTCATTCTGGGACTCACCTCTGGGAGTATTCATCCTCTACGTTGCCGAGGCCGGTGACTGGACTGCTGAGCTGTTTCCACACAGCTGCCCGGTCCCCGACATCCAGCGCCTCGTTTATCAGCACCACAGAGGACAGCATCTCCACGGCAACCAACAGCTCCGGGTGTGACAAAGAGCCCTGTGCAGTCAAGTAGAGCATGAAAAACACTTTGACTAGACTGTACAGTTACAGCTCATTAACTTACAGTATGTAAACTTcatgtaaataatgttttataagATGTTTCTGGTTACAGCAAAGTaacttattttacattttctgaattTAGTTTGAATGGAAACCCAAGCCAAATGGATTTTTACTAAAAAGATGGGTTATCTGATCTAGTGTGGATCCGAATGGGAGTGTATTTGTGGGTGTGTTCTGACCTCTGGGCTCTGCTGCTGTAGGCAGGCCAGTTCTCTCTGGTACAGATCTGCTGCAGTGGGGTAAACCTGCGGCAGCTGGGCGTCTGGATTCATCAGCTCGTTCACCGTTTCCTCTGCTACACCCTTTCTGATGGCAGCATTGATCCTTTCCACTGCCCGCAGCACTgagtcacacacaaacacacacttaacTCATTGTCCTATATACAGAATGACAGCTGTGAGATggcataaacacataaataagaGTCAAAAGACAACGCAGACATTTTTCTGACACATCTGCCTCTCTGAGCAACAAACTGGGTCAGGATTTTGTAAGTTCAGAAGAATGTAGAGACATAGAAGGGAGTACGCACATCTCTGATAGTCTACAGCGAGCCCATTGGCTGCCTCCACTCCGCTCTGTAACTCCTCCTTGGTCAGCGATTCTCCAGGGGCATTCTAGGAATGGGGAGGAACAACACAGAAACTttcattaaaaagttaattcaaGAGGAAAGGTATGATGAGATGTTACAATCTAGGAGTGTAATGGTTCAAATTGATCGCAATTTGGTTGGATCTTAATTTGTACCTTACACCGTGTGTACACCGGATGCGGCATGGTGcgataaaagacaatagaacgcattggaacccattgtcattttaaattttgtccaaACTGGATGCAGCGTGgcacgacaatcccattagaacaagccgtcgcgccggtcgcgtccggtgtagacacggtgttagtttTATTTGTACTGTTCAAATTTATGAGTGCAGCTAAAGAAAGAAATTTAGGGTCAGTACAAACAAACTGCATCTTTGTTTGATGCACTGAAGGAGCAAGTGTCctttcaacacaaaagaaaatattttgaagaatgttggtaactgaacaacgaaggtacccattcacttgcattggttttgtgtctatacagtagaagtgaataggtaacaccgttgttctgttaccaacattcttctaaatatcttcttttgtgttctgcagaaaaaaaagaaagtcatacaggttttaaatgacaagacggtgagtaaatgatgacagaattttcatttttaggtgaacttttcctttaggGCACtaaattattaactgaaaataaaactaaactacaactaaaacaacacattaaactaacaaagcaatataaaaatgtacaaataataacaacaaatgcacacaaagttaaactaaaattaacatgaaaaccaGAATGAAAGCTAAACCAAACTACTACTATAAAACTTAAATAACTAATTTACTttaatgatgaatgtttgtgttttttttaagctaCGTTGCCACATTGACCCTCTATAAGATGAGTTTaacttaaaggggtagttcaccttcaaaatgaaaagaatgtcataatttacacgccctcttgtcatttcaaacctgtaggactttctttcttctgcagaacacaaaagaagatatttagaaaaatgttggtaacataacagcacagccccccattcacttctattgtaaccaatgcaagtgaatggggggctgttataAACactgaactgtacctttaaatctAACGTTACACCCTGTTACCTGTTCTTTCTGCTCACGGTCCGCCAGCAGCTGTTTGAGATACCACCCCTTGTTCTGAGCCTGTAAAGACTGCAGGCCTAATGCTGGAGAACGGAGAGCGTTATACAGCCGGTCTTCATCTCCACTCAGGAGGGCCTGTTCTGTTGAATTCAAGGCTTTGGACACTAAGACAAAGCACAGACACAAAGATATAAGATCATCTACTGCACAGGAACACAAAAAACACCAGGGACGAGAAAGGGTGCGTACGTACAGTTGATTTTGTTTACGTTGCCCTGGATTTCAGCATGTGTGAGCAGCTCATCATAAACATCCCGTTCAGCCTGCGAGTTCTCTCCAATCtaaacaaatgttacatttacGTTCTTTATTGATTAAATGCTGTTTATGTGATTCATTGTGATGTATTCAAGTTGGCTATACTAAGCCCTTAGAATATATCATTACTTATCCAAACTAAACACATTGAATATTTGGAAACTGGCTGTAGAGTGCAGTTCGTACTCTTTTTCTGGAGTTGGCCACTTTCTCAGTCTTGGCCTGGAACAGGGTGTCCTGGTATTCCTGGGCAGCGCTGTCATCCAGCTGCAGTAACATGGCGTTTGGGTTTCTCATGGCAGCTAGAGTGCCTTCTGGGACTCCATGGTCAACGGCTTCATTGATGGCGATCACAGCAGCATGTACTGAATCATCACATAAGATAATGTTAAACACAGCTTCATTTAACCGGGCTGTTAGACTCTTGGCTGTAAGTTAGGTCtagttgtttatgtttatggGTTAAAAGACGTGCCAAATCACCAAGAggaatttaaaggaacagttcacccaaaaatgaaaattctgtctccaTTTCTCACCCTccaaagttgttccaaatctgtataaatgttttgttttgatgaacacagagaaagatatttggaagaatgcttgtaaccagttcatggccaccactgactaccatagttggaaaaatagctttataaatttctttgttctgaagatattttgaagaatgtaagaaagcaaacagtggggcacttttgactaccattgtaatttgataataaataatgGGGTCCaataaatgtttggttacaagcattcttccaaatatctttgtgttcatcagaacaaaagaaATTTAAACGGATTTGGAACgactcgagggcgagtaaatgaagacatttttggtgaactgtccctttcagAGTCATTAGATGCTGAAACATTGCTTACGGGCTGCTTCGTCCACTGACAACTCATTGGCTAAAATCCCTCCGATTTTGCTGAACGCTGGCATTTGAATGTTGTACTTCTCTAATTCACtcttcatgttgtttatttCCTCCTCTGGGAAGACAAAAAGCCATTCAACATGGAAGCAATAGTCAAAAACAAGTATTATTATCTCTccgtttattatttattcatgcatGTTTCTCAGAATAAATATTGTCATGTCATGCTTTAGTGCGCATGTTAACCTTTTGAAAGGTAATCTCGGTTGTGCATTTTCCACTACTGAATTTGACTGGCTGCTCATTGTTTTCAATAGGTCTGGTAAATAATGCTTCCCAGCCATGAACTTGGCAGGCAGATTGGGACAGTCTAAATGACAGGAAACATTTGACAACAGCTCCCGGGAACAGGGGCTTTCACAACACTCCCGCTGTTATTGTATAAACTAGCGTCTTAGTCTGATAACACACAGAGACTGACTCACCTGTGAAGGCAACCTTGCCATACAGGTCTGCAATCTGGGGCGCCAGGCCAAGTTTAAACAGGTAGAGGCTGTAGAGAAAACAGAACGCTATTATGGAAAATGAAACGCCTATAGGAGAGCCATCCCTTTACTCTCtgttagtcgctttggataaaagcgtctgctaaatgaataaatgtaaataggaGAACTATAGCTGTGTGTGGGAATGGGCTCCAACAAAATGATGTCAGATGTTATCTGTGCGACGTTCAAGTTTAACACGTATCCTAAACAAGCTCACAGCATGAATACTAACTAGAAAAGATTCACAATGATTCAGTACCCCTCACCCAGCGCCAGGCCTCTGCCAAATTCTCGCCCCTTGTGTGCTGTGTTATTTCCTGTTTCTGAAGGCCAGATTTATGGCCTATGGGTCGAGTGTCAATGTTGCATTTAGCAGGAATGCGAGTCAAAAATGATGGAAGGACTTTTGATACATTTACTAAAAGCTTCTACAGATCCCAGAACAGGTTTCTTTATTCATTCTGATTCATTAATGAGGAAAAATGAGGAAGTGCAGATACAGATATAAGGCACAAATAATCTTAATCCTATATTTAAAAGGCATTTCAGGTATtataaatgtgacatttttcgtcaaaacttgaaatatatactctcagagaatgtatttattaccaatatattaaacaatttgtttatgttttcctaaacccctgatgatagtacagacatcagaaaatatcagtctatacaCAAGTTTTCGCTTCTAAAAAAGGGAAACAaacatgtgttatggatgtgatagAGTTTTTGAGACATAGGTACCTGAGGGCATGTATGCAGTAGATGCAACGAGGCATGTTCTTCCTGTCGTAGATGTCAGTTGTCTCAGGATAGAAAATCTGTCAGGGAAAGTCAAGCATATgtactttaaagtcccagtgaa
This region of Triplophysa rosa linkage group LG1, Trosa_1v2, whole genome shotgun sequence genomic DNA includes:
- the iqgap1 gene encoding ras GTPase-activating-like protein IQGAP1, which produces MSTSDEADGFRPRYGSVLDGVERLTAEEMDERRQQNMAYEYLCHLEEAKRWIEACLNEELPPTTELEEGLRNGVYLAKLGNFFAPDVVSLKRIYDREQTRYKATGLHFRHTDNIIQWLNAMTDKGLPKIFYPETTDIYDRKNMPRCIYCIHALSLYLFKLGLAPQIADLYGKVAFTEEEINNMKSELEKYNIQMPAFSKIGGILANELSVDEAALHAAVIAINEAVDHGVPEGTLAAMRNPNAMLLQLDDSAAQEYQDTLFQAKTEKVANSRKRIGENSQAERDVYDELLTHAEIQGNVNKINLSKALNSTEQALLSGDEDRLYNALRSPALGLQSLQAQNKGWYLKQLLADREQKEQNAPGESLTKEELQSGVEAANGLAVDYQRLLRAVERINAAIRKGVAEETVNELMNPDAQLPQVYPTAADLYQRELACLQQQSPEGSLSHPELLVAVEMLSSVVLINEALDVGDRAAVWKQLSSPVTGLGNVEDEYSQRYIDELMRLKAAAREEGSDYLTWNDIQACIDQVNNTIQEEHERIAAIGLINEALAEGDLQKTTAALQHPAAKLTDIDPSLAQHYYDILQEARREKAHECGDPSAVLWLDEIQDAILRANKDSEEALQFSQAIQTINEAVDNRDASQTLAALRSPAAGVYGVTPECAQTYQDDLYKIKEDKKKEGDNGSEWMKHWVKGGHNYYYNLKTGQGTWDEPPDLVSNNTQLNKEEIQSVVSGVTTAYNREQLWLANESLIAKLQARCRGFMIRRGMQERLQFLKSQEPSVNCIQAHWRGYKERKKYNDRKQYLNDHADDAVKIQSMVRMHQARKKYRDRLKYFKDHIDDIVKIQAFIRANKARDDYKTLINADEPPMAVVRKFVHLLDHSDQDFQEELELMRLREEVITNIRSNQQLENDLNLMDIKIGLLVKNKITLQEVVSHSKKLTKKNKGELSNLMMMNKQRGGLKALSKEKRDKLEAYQFLFYLLQTNPTYLAKLIFQMPQNKSTKFMDSVIFTLYNYASNQREEYLLLNLFKTALQEEIKSKVDQIQEIVTGNPTVIKMVVSFNRGARGQNALRQILSSVVKEIMDDKMLNIRTDPVDIYKSWVNQMESQTGEASKLPYEVTPEQAMSHEEVRTRLEASIKNMRTVTDKFLSAIVVSVDKIPYGMRFIAKTLKDTLHERFPDATEDELLKIVGNLLYYRYMNPAIVAPDAFDIIDMSAGGQLTTEQRRNLGSIAKMLQHAASNKMFLGDNAHLNPINEYLSISYQKFRRFFLAACDVPSLEDKFNVDQYSDLVTLTKPVIYISIGEMINTHTLLLDHEDAIAPDHNDPIHELLDDLGEVPTIESLIGESPLPSDDPSKEMMGKTEVSLTLTNKFDVPDEANAEMDAKTLLLNTKRLIVDVIRFQPGETLTEILETVASPEQEAEYQRAMQRRAIRDAKTPEKMKQAKPVVDDSLTLQGKKEKIKSNLQRLGELGKVHPEKKYQDLINDIAKDIRNQRRYRQRRKAELVKLQQTNAGLNSKTNFYNVQIDYYNQYIKTCMDNLASKGKVSKKPGDNKAKKSKQVSQKYTAARLHEKGVLIDIEDLQKNQYKNVIFEISPSEIVGVFEVKAKFMGVHLETLMLEYQDLLQLQYEGIAVMKLFDRATVNVNLLVFLLNKKFYGK